TGCTGCTGAACGCGGTTCTTGCCGCGAAAAGATTCATCGACAACCTCGGCAGCATAATGCTTTCCGTCGCCGGCCAGATCGGTGATGGTGATCTGCGCATCGGGAAAACTGGCGCGGATCAGGGCTTCTATTTCATGTGCTTCAATGGCCATCGGGCATCCTTTGCGTCTTACCGAAGATGTAGGGGACAGGCTGCGGCACCGCAAGGGTGCGCATATTTTGAGGTCGATCCGTAATAAATATAATCGGTATTATGTAACTAGAATGTTGGACCGCAAATCCCAAGCCACGCATGAGCTTAACCATGAAATCCGGGTAGTCGACGATTATCCCGCCAGACTTCTTGCCCGCAGGAGCTTTAAAAGAGATGCTCCGTCCCAACGGAACAAGGAGATCACATCATGGCCGTCTCACCTCCGGTTTGCGATTTCGGTGCCGATATGCCGGATTTCGCGCTGCCTGATCCTGATGGCGTTCTGCATGATCTGAAGGATCTGCGCGGCAGGAATGGCACTCTGGTGATGTTCATCTGCAATCACTGTCCCTATGTGCAGGCTGTGATCGACCGCATCGTGCGCGACGCGTCAGAGTTGCAGCGGGATCACGGGATCGGCGTTGTCGCGATCTCGGCCAATGATGTGGCGGATTATCCTCAGGATGCGCCAGAGCATATGAAGGAAGAAGCCCGCAGACACGGATTTACCTTTCCGTATCTGTATGACGAAACACAGGATGTCGCGAAAAGATACGGCGCGGAATGCACACCGGATTTCTTCGGCTATAACGCCGATGGAAAACTTCAATATCGCGGGCGTCTGGACGCATCGGGCCGCAAACCGGGACCCGAGGACGCAAAGCGCGAATTATTCGACGCAATGGTTCAGATCGCGCAAACAAAAAAAGGCCCGCGCGATCAGACAGCCTCGATGGGCTGTTCGATCAAGTGGAAAAGCTGATCAGGCCTCAACGCCGAGGGCGCGTTTGACGTTTTTGGTCCAGCCCAGATAATGCTGGCCATCGGCCTCGATTGCGGGCCGTTTCATCAGCGGCGGCTTGGCGGACAGCATGTCTTCGGGGCTGGCGGCGCGTTCTTCCTCGGACATGCCGCGCCATGTCAGACTGGCCCGGTTCACCAGTTTTTCACCGAACGATTCCAGCATGTCCGACCATTGAGCCTTGCTGGGGGTTTCCTGTTTCACATCGTGAAACTCGATCTGCCAACCCGCCTCTTCAAGCTCTTTCCGGGCTTTCTGGACTGTCGAACAATAGTCGAGTCCGTACATTTTCAATGACTTGGGCATGATTTATCAGATGATCGGGACAATGGGAACGTTGCAGGCGGACACGGCCAGAATGGCAGCAAGGGCAAGAAAGATCTTCATCGCGTTTCTCCTTTTTCGGAACGATTTATCGCCGCCCTGCCCCGGCACGTCCAGTCACGAATGATGGATCGCGGCTTTCAGCCTGCGTAGCCCCAGCCACACAAGCCCCACGACAATCGGAGTGGCAAGCGCCATCAGTACGTTCTTACCGATCCCGGCTGCATCCGCCAGCGGCGCGGCCATATAACCAAGCAATCCGACCGCGTAATAGCTGATGGCAACCACCGAAAGCCCCTCGACCGTGTGCTGAAGACGCAATTGTAACTCGGCGCGGCGATCCATGCTTTCCAGCACAAGCTGGTTCTGGGCGCTGCGATCAACCTCGACCCGGGTGCGGAGCAATTCGCCTGCCCTGCCCGTTCTCTCCAGCATCCGGTTCAGACGCGCTTCGGTCGAGCGCACTGTCCGCATCGCCGGATCATAGCGGCGGGTCATGAATTCTTCCAGCAACTGCCTGTCCTTATAGCGTTCTTCCCGCAGCGCCTTGACGCGATCATCGACGATGGCCTCATAGGCTCGAGTCGCGCCAAAGCGGAACGCGCTTTGGGTCGCCAGCGATTCAAGCTGCGACGCCACGCTTAACAGGCGGTGCAGCGTCGCTTCCGAGCCACCGCTTTCCATTCCGTCCACCATCGCCGTCAGATCCGGTTCAAGCTCATTCAGCCGTGATGACAGGCGACGTGCGCGTTCCAGCCCCAGCATGGACATGGCGCGATAGGTCTCGATCTCGCAGATTCGCTGGATGATCCGGCCGATCCGGCTGGCCCGCGTTCCCGGACGGACGAAGACGGCGAAACGCATCCAGCCATCGGGATCAATGCGGAAATCCGATGCGACGATGGCCGAGCGGTCCAGCACCTCGAAAGCAGCAAGGCTTTCGCGGCTGAACCAGTCGGCCAGGTCGCGATCGATCTGGGCGTCATCTTCCGGCATCATCTCGACCCGGATCATGACCGCGGTGACCCGGCGGCCCGGCGCCGCCACCTGCCAATCGGCTGAAAACACCGCCCCGCAGGCCGGATCGTAGGGCTGCGGCGGCACTCCCTCGGCGATGGCGGTATAGCTGACGAACTCGGTATGGCTTTCCCAGATCACGCGATGTCGGCCCAGAGTGGCCGAATAATGGCTGTCCCCTTCCGAGGGCCGGGGCGCTCCGTGCCGCTGCGCCAGAGCCGAAAGATGCGCGACATCCCGCGCCCTGTCGCGCGACGCCGCATCGCCGGTTTCCTTGAAGGCCAGATACACCGCATGGCACGGCGCCTCGATCCGGGGCGAGGGCCGCGCATGCAGTTCATTCACCATCGTGGTGCGCAGAGGGTGGTCCAGATTCCGATCCATGCGGGGATGTTACCGGGGCAATCCCCCCGCGAAAACAGGAAGCTGACCGCCGCGATCAAGCGGACGTGAAGCGTGGCCGCATTGCACCGCCCGGTCAGCTTATGCAGACTGAGCCAAAAACAGGCATATCCGAGGGAACAGTAATATGCGGCGCAATTTCCTGAAGCTCATGCTGGGTGGGGCCAGTCTGCTGGCGATTGCCGGCTGCGGGGGCGGGCCTGCAAAGTCCAAATTCAAGACCTATAACGGCCCTCCGGTCACGCGGGTCGAGTTGTATAAATCGCAACGCATGATGCGGCTGTTTTCCGGGACCACGGTGCTGAAGCAATATGATTTCGGACTGGGTTTCGCGCCGGTCGGCAACAAGCTGTATGAGGGTGACGGAAAAACGCCGGAAGGTCTGTATTATGTCGACCGGCGCAATCCTAACAGCCGTTATTACCTCTCGGTCGGGATCAACTACCCGAATGAGCAGGACAAAGCGCGTGCGCTTGCCGCCGGGGTTCAGGTCGGCAGCGATATCTTCATCCACGGTCAGGGCCCCGAGGGGCGCGTGGCCACCAAGCGCGACTGGACAGCCGGCTGTATCGCGGTCACGGATGACGAGATCGAGGACATTTATGCCATGGTGAAAGATGGCACGCCGGTGATGATCTATCCCTGATCCGGCGCAATCCCTTTCTCGGCAAAGACCTCAGCCGCGGCGTTCAGCCCGTTTATGGCGGCAGGCATCCCGCCATAGACCGCCATCTGCCAGATCGCCTCGGTGATCTCACGCGGGGATGCTCCGGCGGCGAGCGTGTGGGCGATATTCACCTTCAGTTGTGGCCCGGTCTGCCCGCCAAGCGCGGTCAGCGCCGCGACGGTGCAAAGCTGGCGGGTTTTCAGGTCCAGCCCCTCACGCGCATAGGCATGACCATAGGCCCATTCGATCAGACTGTCGGCCATGCCGGGCAGCATTGCGTCGTATTTCGCGGAAAGCGCGTCTCGCAATCCGGGGTTAAGCCGTTCGGCGATGGTCTGGCCCTGTTGCAGATGTGTGTCGGTCATAATCCCGTTCCATGTCACGATAGGTTTCGATCTTGGCATCGAGAAAATCCAGTGAGTCGGTCAGCATCGCGATCTGCTGCACAACCTGCCGCCGATGCGCTTCGATCATGTCGCGGCGCATCGCCAGTGTCGCATCGCCCTTCCGCCTCAGATCCGCATAACGGACCCGGTCGGCCTGTTTCATGCCGGTTGCGTTCAGACGGCCCAGAAAGGCGATCCATTCCAGCATATCCGCGCCATAATCGCGCCGCCCTGCCCCGTCACGAAGGGGCTGGTCAATCAACCCGATCTTTTCGTAAAAGCGCAGCGTGTCGATGCTGAGCCCGGTGCGTTTCGCGACCTCTCCGATCTTCATCCGAATCTCCTTGCCGACACTGTTTTTAGGTGCTGGAGCATGCTCCAGATCAAGCGAAAAAAAGCCCCGCCTTTCCGGGCGGGGCTTTTCAGGTTGCGATATCGGGCGGGATTATTCGATCAGCGGCAGCAGTGCGTTGATCGAGTCCTTCGCATCGCCATAGAACATCCGCGTATTTTCCTTGAAGAACAGCGGATTTTCGATGCCGGAATAGCCCGTCCCCTGCCCGCGCTTGGACACGAAGACATTCTTGGCCTTCCAGACCTCCAGCACCGGCATACCTGCAATCGGGCTGTTCGGATCGTCCTGCGCCGCCGGGTTCACAATATCGTTCGAGCCGATCACGATGACCACATCCGTATTCGGGAAATCATCGTTGATTTCCTCCATCTCCAGCACAATGTCGTAAGGCACTTTCGCCTCGGCCAGCAGCACATTCATATGGCCCGGCAGACGGCCCGCGACCGGGTGGATCGCGAAGCGAACCTCTTTTCCGGCAGAACGCAGCTTGCGGGTCAGTTCCGATACAGCCTGCTGTGCCTGCGCCACTGCCATGCCGTAACCCGGCACGATAATGACGCTGTCGGCCTCATTCAGGGCCGAGGCCACGCCATCCGCGTCAATCGCCACCTGCTCGCCCTCGATTTCCATCGCCGGGCCGGCATCGCCTCCGAACCCGCCAAGGATCACGTTGACGAAATTCCGGTTCATCGCCTTGCACATGATATAGGACAGGATCGCACCCGACGACCCGACCAGAGCGCCGGTTACGATCAGAAGGTCATTCGACAGCGTAAAGCCGATCGCCGCCGCCGCCCAACCGGAATAGCTGTTCAGCATCGAAACCACGACCGGCATATCCGCGCCGCCGATCCCCATGATCAGATGCCAGCCGATAAAGCAGGCAAGAAGCGCGATCAGGATCAGCCAGAAGAAGGACGGGCCGACATCGCCGATATACAGAAGCCCGAGGATCAGCGACAGGATCGCGGCACCTGCGTTCAGCATATGACCGCCCGGCAATTTCGTGGGCTTTCCGCCGATCTTCCCGGCCAGCTTGCCAAAAGCGACGATGGAGCCGGTAAAGGTCACCGCGCCGATGAAGACGCCCAGAAACACCTCGATCTGAAGCATATTGATCTCGGCCGGGGTCTTGGTGGTCAGCACTTCGGCAAAACCGCGGAACATCTCTGCCAGCGGCCTGATGGCGCCGTCCTCGCCCACGATGGCGGCCCCATCGGCCGAGGCATCCGCCCTGGCCCGCAACACGCGGCCCAGTTCAAGCTGCGCGTTGAAGCCGACAAACACCGCCGCCAGACCGACCAGAGAATGCATCGCCGCAACAAGCTGCGGCATCTCGGTCATCTGCACGCGTTTCGCGATGACCCAGCCGATCCCGCCGCCAATGGCGATCAGGATGACAGAAAGCCACCAATTCCCCGCGCCGGGACCGAACAGCGTTGCCAGCACGGCAAGTGCCATGCCCGCAATGCCGTACCAGATTGCGCGTTTGGCGCTTTCCTGCCCGGACAATCCCCCAAGCGAGAGGATGAACAGAATTGCCGCGACGACATAAGCGGCTGTCGTAAATCCGTATTCCATGCGTCCTCTCCCCTTACGATTTCTGGAACATCGCCAGCATGCGGCGGGTGACGAGGAAGCCACCGAAAATATTTACGCCTGCCATCAGCACGGCAAGCGCACCCAGGATCACCACCAGCCAGTGGCCCGAGCCGATCTGCATCAGTGCACCCAGAATGATGATCGAGGAAATCGCATTCGTGATCGCCATCAGCGGCGTATGCAGCGAATGGGCGACATTCCAGATCACCCGGAAGCCCACGAAACAGGCTAGAACGAAGACGATGAAATGCGACATGAAGCTGGCCGGAGCGACAAGCCCGACCAGAAGCACCACCGCCGCGCCGCCCGCCAGCAGGGTAACCTGACTTTTGGTTTCAGCCTTGAAGGCCGCAACCTCGGCGGCCCGGCGTTCTTCCGGGGTCAGTTCTTTCTTCTTTTCCTTCGGTTTCTGCGCTGCAATGGCGGCCACTTTGGGCTTGGGCGGCGGATAGGTGATGTCATGATCATGAACGACCGTCGCGCCGCGGATCACATCGTCCTCCATGTTCTGCACGACCTGTCCATCTTTTTCCGGGGTCAGATCGGTCATGAAATGGCGGATATTATTGCCGTAAAGCTCCGATGACTGCGTGGCCATGCGCGACGGAAAATCGGTATAGCCGATGATTGTCACGCCATTTTCCGTAACGTGTTTTTCGTCGGGAATGGTCAGCTCGCAATTGCCGCCCTTCTCGGCGGCCAGATCGACGATGACGCTGCCGGTCTTCATCGCCTCGACCATGTCTTTCGTCCACAGCACCGGAGCGTCGCGGCCCGGGATCAGCGCCGTGGTGATGACGATATCCATATCGGGTGCCAGCTCGCGGAATTTCTCAAGCTGCTTTTCCCGGAATTCGGGGCTGGACGGCGCTGCATAGCCGCCTGTTGCCGCACCATCGGTCTGCGTTTCCTCAAAATCCAGATAGACGAATTCGGCGCCCATCGACTCGATCTGTTCGGCCACTTCGGGGCGTACATCGAACGCATAGACCTGAGCGCCAAGGCTGGTCGCGGCACCGATCGCGGCAAGACCCGCGACCCCTGCCCCGACCACCAGAACCTTGGCCGGAGGCACCTTGCCCGCCGCCGTCACCTGCCCGGTGAAGAAGCGCCCGAAATTATTCGCAGCCTCGATCACCGCGCGATAACCGGCAATATTCGCCATCGAGGACAGCGCGTCCATCTTCTGCGCACGGCTGATGCGTGGCACCATATCCATCGCAATGGCGGTGATGCCCTGTTCCTTGGCTAGTTCCAGCAGATCGGGGTTCTGCGCGGGCCAGAAATGCGAAATCAGCGTCTGCCCCTCGCGCATCTGCCGGATCTCGTCTTCCTTGGGCTGGCGGACCTTGGCGACGATATCGACCGTATCGGTCAGCTCTTTCGCCGAGGCCAGAACCTTGACGCCCGCTGACTGGTAATCGGAATCCGAGAAACCGGCCCTCGCCCCAGCACCGGACTCGACAAAGACATCGTATCCGAGTTTTTTCAGATATGCCGTCGATGCAGGCGTGATCGCCACCCTCGCCTCGCCGTCATGGCTTTCCTTCAAGGCGCCTATTTTCATCGCCGTCCCCTTATTCCATGTCGCTTGCACTTATGTAGCATTGCGCAAGAAAGTTTCACAAGCGAGTGAGGTGGCGTTCGATGCGAAAATTTCGGGGGATCGTAGCGTAACGTAAATATGACATGAAAACGCCGCCGCAAATTCATGCGGCGGCGCAATGGTGTTGAACCGAAGGATCAGTTCGTGGTTGCAGGCTCTTCTTCGACGACGATAGCGTCATCGATTGCCTCGGCAGCGTTATTGGTCGCATCGGCGGCCGCATCGGTGACGGCATCAGCCGCTTCCTGTGCTGCGTCCAGAGCTTCCTGAGCTGCATTCTCCGTCGCAGCGGCTGCATCGGAAGCAGCTTCGGCGGCAGCATTTGCAGCATCGCTGGCAGCGTTGGTGGTTGCCTCGGCCGCGTCATTTGCGGTTTCGGCCGCAGCATCCGCAGCGTTGTCGGCAGCAGCGGCGGCCTCATCGGCTGCATTTGCTGCGTCATCAGCAGCTTCGCTGGCCGCATCGGCGGCATCGTCAGCGGCAGCGTCCATATCGGCAGCTGCATCGTCAGCGGCGGCATCGACATCGGCTGCAGCATCATCGGCAGCGGCTTCTGCATCGTCTGCCGCAGCTTCGGCATCCGCCGCTGCGTCGTCGGCAGCCGCTTCAGCGTCCGTCGCCATTTCATCAGCCGCAGCTTCGGTTTCGGCGGCCATGTCATCGGCGGCAGCTTCGGCGTCATCCGCAGCGGCATCGGCCTCGACTGCAGCTTCTTCGGCCTCTGCCTCGGCAGCGGTCGCGTCGGTTGCGGCTTCTTCGGTGGTCGCTTCAACCGCCGGTTCTTCCGTCACCTCAACCTCGTCATTCCCCATGAAGCGGGTCAGAACGAAATAGGCCAAAGCAAGGGCCAGCAGGATGCCGATGATCAGCGGCAAGGGCGAGGAACGTTTCTCGACCGGTTCGACATAGGTTTCCCGCACGGTTGTCTTTTCGGGATCGTTCGGATCGTAGTTGGCCATATTTGGTCTCCTTCAGTTCAATCAGCCGGGTCATAACTCCCTGCGCAGACGGCAATATTCCCTTCCCGGCTTGCGAGGCGGCTATCCTGCGCTTAACTCAGGCGCAAGTCGACAAGTTCCCAAGATCGAAACTTTTTCTTGAAAGGCAAGCAGATGAACGAATCCCGGCCCAGTCAAACTCCGACGGTTCTGAGCGATTACCGGCCCTATCCGTTCCTACTGCACAGGACGCGGCTTGCCTTTGACCTCGATCCGAAAGCGACAAAAATCCGGGCAGAGCTTGAGTTCGAGCGCCGTGATAACGGATCTCTGGTGCTGGATATCGGTCAGGGGGTGGATCTGCGCAGCCTGTCGATTGACGGGGCGCAACCCGACGCCTCGCAATGGCGGCGCGAGGGTGAGACGCTGACCATCGATGCCCCGAACGGTGCATTCACGCTGATAACGGAATGCGTGATCGACCCGTCCGCGAATACCGCCTGCGAGGGGCTTTATCTCTCGAATGGCATGTTCTGCACCCAATGCGAAGCCGAGGGGTTCCGCCATATCACCCCCTATCCCGACCGCCCGGATGTGATGGCCCCGTTCGAGGTCACCATTCGCTCTGACCTGCCGGTGCTTCTGTCGAATGGCAATCCCGTCACCCAGGCGGAAGGACATGCGGTCTGGAACGATCCCTGGCCGAAACCTGCCTATCTCTTTGCGCTTGTGGCAGGCGATCTGAGGGCGGTGTCGGGGGATTTCACCACGCAATCCGGCAAGCAGGTCGACCTGAACATCTGGGTCCGCCCCGGAGATGAGCCACGTGCGGGTTATGCACTGGAAAGCCTCATCCGCTCGATGAAATGGGATGAGGATGTCTATGGTCGCGAATATGATCTGGATGTTTTCAATATCGTTGCCGTGGATGATTTCAACATGGGCGCGATGGAAAACAAGGGTCTGAATATCTTCAATTCGAAGCTGGTTCTGGCCTCTCCCGAAACTGCGACGGATGCGGATTACGAACGCATCGAAGGCGTGATCGGGCATGAGTATTTCCACAACTGGACCGGCAACCGCATCACCTGCCGCGACTGGTTCCAGCTTTGCCTGAAAGAGGGGCTGACCGTATTCCGCGACCAGCAGTTCACCTCGGATATGCGCAGCCCCGCGGTCAAGCGGATCGAGGATGTGCTTGCCCTCCGCTCGCGCCAGTTTCGCGAGGATCAGGGGCCGCTCGCACATCCGGTCCGCCCGGAATCCTATATCGAGATCAATAATTTCTACACTGCGACCGTCTATGAAAAAGGTGCCGAGCTGATCGGCATGCTGAAACGGCTGGTGGGCGATGATGGCTATCGCAAGGCGCTGAACCTGTATTTCGACCGTCATGACGGCGATGCCGCCACGATCGAGGACTGGCTGACCGTGTTCGAGGATGCGACCGGCCGCGATCTGACGCAGTTCAAACGCTGGTATACCGATGCGGGAACGCCGGTTCTGACGATGCAGGAAGACTGGGACGGGACAGGTCGGCTGACGCTGCGCTTCTCTCAGCAGACGCCGCCGACACCGGGCCAGACCGACAAACCGCCCCGCGTGATTCCGATTGCGGTCGGGCTGATCTCTCCGAATGGCGATGAGGTCGTGCCGACAACCGTGCTGGAGATGACGGCGGCAGAACAGGAGTTCACCTTTGACGGGCTTGCCACGCGTCCGGTCGTCTCGGCCCTGCGCGGTTTTTCGGCGCCGGTTGTGCTAAAGCGGAATCTCGATGCGTCGGGTCGCGCCTTCCTGCTGGCACATGACACCGATTCCTTTGCAAGATGGGAAGCCGGACGTCAGCTTGCCCGCGATACGCTTGTCGCGATGGTCGCCGGGGCCGAACCGGACCGCGAATATCTTGGCGCGGTTGGGCAGCTTCTTGCCGATGGCGCTGCCGATCCGGCGTTCCTCGCGCTGTGCCTGCGCCTGCCCCCGGAAGAGGAAATCGCCGTCGCGATTGCCGATGCCGACGACATACCGGACCCGGATGCAATTCACGCCGCGCGTGAGAAACTGGCCACGCAGATCGCAACCACCCACGAGGACACGCTGAGGGCGATCTATCGCGAAAACGCAGTGGCGGGCACATACCGCCCCGACGCCGAATCGGCGGGAAAACGGTCGCTTCGGCTGGCGGCGCTTGATCTTCTGAACCGGGTCGATGGCGGCAAAGCCGCGCAGGATCTGTATCGCAGCGCAGATAATATGACCGAGCGGTCCGCGGCGCTGTCACGGCTGATCGCAGTGGGGCAAGCCGATGAGGCGCTGACATCGTTCTATAAAGATTTCAAAGATGTCAGGCTGGTTGTCGATAAATGGTTCATGTTGCAGCTTGCTTTCGCACGGCCCGAAGATGCGGTCGCCGTCGCCCGCGATCTGGCTGCGCATCCCGATTTCGACTGGAAGAACCCGAACCGGTTCCGGGCGCTGATCGGCGGTCTGACGGAGAATCATGCCGGATTTCATGCGGCAGACGGCTCCGGGTATGATTTCCTGGCCGAATGGCTGTTGCGCATGGATTCCGTGAACCCGCAAATCGCCGCACGCATGTCGAGCGCCTTTGAAAGCTGGACACGTTATGATAATCTCCGTCAGGAACGTGCGAAAGCTGCTCTGGACAGGATTCTTGATGCCCCTGATCTGTCACGAAACCTTTCGGAAATGGTCACACGTCTCCGGGAAGCCGCATAACCCTGCCTTCCGTTGCGATGCCCCCCTTGCGGCTCCGCGCGGGTAACGAGATAATCCGCGCATGGAACGTGCCTTGGCATCCTCGCGTGACGAAATGCAACGTCGCCTCGATCCGCTTATAGAAGAGCGGGCGCCCTGGCTGTTTTCCGGGCGTCTGCATCACCGCATCGCCCGCCGTTTGCTTATGCAGATGCTTGGCTATCCCAGGACGCTGGATCTGGGGGCGGAGTTCTCGGATAAATCCACGGCGGAAATCTTCCAGCGCATGGAAGAGATGATTATCCGCGATCTTGAGGTTGCCGGGCTGGAACATATTCCACGCGACGGACCGGCCCTGATCGTCGCCAATCATCCAACCGGGATTGCCGATGGCATCGTGATGTTCTCGCTTATCAGACGGGTCCGGCCCGATCTGTTCATCTATACAAATCAGGATATTCTCCGCGTCCTGCCACAACTTGACGACATGATCGTTCCGGTCGAATGGCGTATTGAAAAGCGCAGCCACGCCAAGACCCGCGCAACGATGGAGCAAACCCGTGCCTGGCTGGCCGAGGATCGCATCGGTCTGATCTTTCCCTCGGGGCGTCTGGCAAAGCGCAAGAGGCTGACCCTGCATGAGCGTCCGTGGATGGCCTCTGCCGCAATGATCGCGCGAAAGATGGGCGTGCCGGTGATTCCGCTGCGGATACGGGCGCGGAACTCGATCCTGTTTTACCTGTTCGACGCGATCCACCCGACCTTGCGCGACGTGACCCTGTTCCATGAGGTGCTGAACAAGGCCGGGCAGCAATATCAGGTCACAATCGGTGCGCCCGTGGCGGCCAAATCCCTGCCCTCGAAAAGCGATGAGGCAATCGAGATGCTGCGCCGCATCGTTCTGTCGCTGCCCGAACCGGATGACACGATCCCGGTTTCGACCTCACGTCTGGTCAAGCGGCGGATTATCCGGCACATCTGACCGCTGTTTCGGAATAAGAAAGGGGGCGCAGTGGCCCCCTTTTCCATCAGTTGCGGCTGATTATTCTTCCGTTGTCTCAGCGGCGGGGGTGGCTGCTTCCGGGCTGTCCTCAGCGGTGGTTTCCGCCTCTGCCTGCGCACGCATCTCGGTGACGGCGGTCTCAAGCGCGGTATAGCCTGCGGTAAAGCCGGTCAGCGACAGCGGCAGCTCCACGACCTGATCCGGCGTTGCACCATAAGGCAGCAGGCTGACCGTCGCCTGATTGCCGCGCTTCAGCGAGTTCAGCTCTGCCTCGGTCAGACCGACGCGCGAGACGCAGCCGACCGGAGCGCAAAAATTGAACGGATAGGCCTTCGGCTGAGCCGAATCCACGCGCAGCGCCAGACCTGCGGTCAGATCGGTTTCAAGCGGCGAGACAATGGTCGCCCCGGCAACGGCCTCAGCGCCATTCTGCAGCGGAATCAGGGTGATTTCGGCGACGGAGTTGCCCTGCCCGTCACGCATGAGCTGATACAGCTCGCAAGGATCAGCACCCGATTCCGTGCGGATGCAGCGCAGCGACCAGTCCTGATGCGATTCACGTTCGTAATAGGAACCCAGTTGGGGTTCCTCCGGAGCGGCAGGCTCTGCCGCTTCACCCTCAGCCGGAGCTTCAGCCGATTCGCCGGTTGCTGCATCCTCTGACGAATCAGCTTCCTCTGCGGTCGCTTCCGGAGTCTGGTCGGCGGCGCCTTCCGTAGTCCCAGCCTCGGCCCCGGCTTCCGCAGCAGGCTGTGCCTCTGTTGACTGCGCCGCATCCGCCGGTACGTCCGAGGCAGTCTGTGCCATCAGCGGGGTGCAGCCAAGCGCCAGAATTGCCGCCAGCGCCGTTGAGGATCTTCTTGCCGACATATGGTGTCTCCTTCCGTCATCTGCAAAAATGCGATCGACAGAGCGTTATCACCTGTCCCGGCGATTGTCAGGTGCGAACCCTTGCGCCGCAAACACGGTTCCGTCACCTTTCTGATGCAATCAACCGAACAACCCGATCCGCGCATGAATGATCCGCGCCTTGTGCGATTCGGCTGTGAGTCCGGGGGGACATTATAAAAAAGGGCCACGAGACCGTGACCCTTCCTCTCCCTGCCGGACTGGCCGACATTTGTCATTGAGCGGGACGGTAGAGCCGCGCCCCGAAGCCGTCAACTATTCTTTAGTATAAAGAAGCCGCGCCCGTAAAAGGCGCGGCAACTGAGCAGAAGGGAATCGTCCGGGAGGAAGTAGAGCGTTCCACGGACGATCTCTTTCTGGCACAGAAAACTTAAATTAGTATTGTCTTTTCATACGTCAAAGGCGTCAGAAACGGCATCGCTTGAAAGGTGGCCCATGAAGCTCATCGACCCGGATAATGGCACCATCTTCGTTGGGGGTGCGGGACAGAACCGTGAACAGCCCGAATATCTTCTGACAAGATATGCCAACCGCCACGGCCTGATTGCCGGGGCAACCGGAACCGGGAAAACCGTGACGCTTCAGACTTTGGCGGAAGCGCTGTCGCAGATCGGGGTTCCCGTTTTTCTGGCCGATGTGAAGGGCGATCTGGCGGGACTGGCCATGCCCGGCTCGACCGAGGCGAAGCTGCACAGCGCATTTGCCGAGCGTGCCGGAAAAATCGGGCTGGATCTCGATTATCAGCACTATCCGGTCACTTTCTGGGATGTGTTCGGCGAGACCGGCCATCCCGTGCGCACCA
This sequence is a window from Paracoccus aerodenitrificans. Protein-coding genes within it:
- a CDS encoding Re/Si-specific NAD(P)(+) transhydrogenase subunit alpha; translation: MKIGALKESHDGEARVAITPASTAYLKKLGYDVFVESGAGARAGFSDSDYQSAGVKVLASAKELTDTVDIVAKVRQPKEDEIRQMREGQTLISHFWPAQNPDLLELAKEQGITAIAMDMVPRISRAQKMDALSSMANIAGYRAVIEAANNFGRFFTGQVTAAGKVPPAKVLVVGAGVAGLAAIGAATSLGAQVYAFDVRPEVAEQIESMGAEFVYLDFEETQTDGAATGGYAAPSSPEFREKQLEKFRELAPDMDIVITTALIPGRDAPVLWTKDMVEAMKTGSVIVDLAAEKGGNCELTIPDEKHVTENGVTIIGYTDFPSRMATQSSELYGNNIRHFMTDLTPEKDGQVVQNMEDDVIRGATVVHDHDITYPPPKPKVAAIAAQKPKEKKKELTPEERRAAEVAAFKAETKSQVTLLAGGAAVVLLVGLVAPASFMSHFIVFVLACFVGFRVIWNVAHSLHTPLMAITNAISSIIILGALMQIGSGHWLVVILGALAVLMAGVNIFGGFLVTRRMLAMFQKS
- the pepN gene encoding aminopeptidase N codes for the protein MNESRPSQTPTVLSDYRPYPFLLHRTRLAFDLDPKATKIRAELEFERRDNGSLVLDIGQGVDLRSLSIDGAQPDASQWRREGETLTIDAPNGAFTLITECVIDPSANTACEGLYLSNGMFCTQCEAEGFRHITPYPDRPDVMAPFEVTIRSDLPVLLSNGNPVTQAEGHAVWNDPWPKPAYLFALVAGDLRAVSGDFTTQSGKQVDLNIWVRPGDEPRAGYALESLIRSMKWDEDVYGREYDLDVFNIVAVDDFNMGAMENKGLNIFNSKLVLASPETATDADYERIEGVIGHEYFHNWTGNRITCRDWFQLCLKEGLTVFRDQQFTSDMRSPAVKRIEDVLALRSRQFREDQGPLAHPVRPESYIEINNFYTATVYEKGAELIGMLKRLVGDDGYRKALNLYFDRHDGDAATIEDWLTVFEDATGRDLTQFKRWYTDAGTPVLTMQEDWDGTGRLTLRFSQQTPPTPGQTDKPPRVIPIAVGLISPNGDEVVPTTVLEMTAAEQEFTFDGLATRPVVSALRGFSAPVVLKRNLDASGRAFLLAHDTDSFARWEAGRQLARDTLVAMVAGAEPDREYLGAVGQLLADGAADPAFLALCLRLPPEEEIAVAIADADDIPDPDAIHAAREKLATQIATTHEDTLRAIYRENAVAGTYRPDAESAGKRSLRLAALDLLNRVDGGKAAQDLYRSADNMTERSAALSRLIAVGQADEALTSFYKDFKDVRLVVDKWFMLQLAFARPEDAVAVARDLAAHPDFDWKNPNRFRALIGGLTENHAGFHAADGSGYDFLAEWLLRMDSVNPQIAARMSSAFESWTRYDNLRQERAKAALDRILDAPDLSRNLSEMVTRLREAA
- a CDS encoding 1-acyl-sn-glycerol-3-phosphate acyltransferase, with translation MERALASSRDEMQRRLDPLIEERAPWLFSGRLHHRIARRLLMQMLGYPRTLDLGAEFSDKSTAEIFQRMEEMIIRDLEVAGLEHIPRDGPALIVANHPTGIADGIVMFSLIRRVRPDLFIYTNQDILRVLPQLDDMIVPVEWRIEKRSHAKTRATMEQTRAWLAEDRIGLIFPSGRLAKRKRLTLHERPWMASAAMIARKMGVPVIPLRIRARNSILFYLFDAIHPTLRDVTLFHEVLNKAGQQYQVTIGAPVAAKSLPSKSDEAIEMLRRIVLSLPEPDDTIPVSTSRLVKRRIIRHI
- a CDS encoding invasion associated locus B family protein; the protein is MSARRSSTALAAILALGCTPLMAQTASDVPADAAQSTEAQPAAEAGAEAGTTEGAADQTPEATAEEADSSEDAATGESAEAPAEGEAAEPAAPEEPQLGSYYERESHQDWSLRCIRTESGADPCELYQLMRDGQGNSVAEITLIPLQNGAEAVAGATIVSPLETDLTAGLALRVDSAQPKAYPFNFCAPVGCVSRVGLTEAELNSLKRGNQATVSLLPYGATPDQVVELPLSLTGFTAGYTALETAVTEMRAQAEAETTAEDSPEAATPAAETTEE